Part of the Desulfuromonas acetoxidans DSM 684 genome, CAGGGGCAGAGGGATCGCGAGATGGCGAAAATAAAAACGAAGCATCGCCATTACGGACTGTGACGTTTAAACACCGCCAGATGCAGGGAGTGCACCAGCGGCAGTTGCGCCAGGTCGTTGATCAGGGTGAAGCCGTTGGCGGAAAAGTGTTTTTTCAGCTCCGACAAGGGGGTGATGTTCTGTACCGATTTGCGACCTGTCAGCCGACAACGCAAAGCCCGTTTGACGCTGGTTGGCGACCAGGGACTCAGATAGGAGATCAGCACAGTATCTTTGGTGACCCGGCACAGCTCGTCGATAATCTCGCGGCGGTGCTGCGGTGTGGGCAGATGGTGGATGAGACGAAAGCACAGCAGCCCGTCAAACTGATGGTCAGAGTAAGGCAGGTCAAGCAGATCCGCTTTCTCTATCCGCGCATTCAGGTCCTGACGCTCCACGGCCTGTTGTGCTACATGCAGCGCGCCTTCGCCCAGATCGACGCCGGTGACGTCGAGTCCACGATGTGCCAGCAAAATGGTGGCCCGGCCAACACCGCACGGGGCATCGAGCCAGGTGCGCGGCAGCGGGGAAAGGTGGTCGACGGCTCGCGAGATCAGGGCCATTTCAGCCGCGTGTTTGTGCAGCTTCCGGGAAGAGTATTTTTCAGCTTTGTCGAGACTGTGTTTGATGCGTTGGCGATGATTCTGCTCAGTTTTGACCTTTGCAACATGGGGGGCGGTCGAAGCCAATTCATGCATGTGGAATTCCTTTGCAAAAATAAGGTGAATCATGAGACGTACCCGATGACTACATCGCTCTATTTTGCAAAGAGTTTGCCGTTTTGTAAGTGGCTGTAAAATAAGGGAAAGATGTTCTTTTGGCGGGCATCTTGTACAAAGATTTGTACAAGATGCCCGTTCTGGTTCTTCAATAGACAAAAATTTTTACAGCGTCCGGTGCGGTCAGACGAGATGGTATTTTTTCAGCTTGTACTGCAGGTTACTGCGACTGATCCCGAGCAGTTCCGCCGCTTTGGCCTGGACGCCGCGCGCATCAATGAGGGCGGCCTGGATCAGTTTCTGTTCAATGGTTTCCAGATGCTCGGGAAGTGGTTGCTGCAGCGGCATTGCTGCTGTTTCTGAGCAACCGTTGTGGTGTGGTGCTTGGCTGTGGAATTGTTGCGGCAGGTGGTTTTGTTCAAGAGTGGGGCCGTCACAGAACAGCAGACCGCGTTCGAGAATGTTCTGCAGTTCGCGGACATTGCCGGGCCACTCGTAGTGATACAGGTCGTGCTGCGCCTGCGACGACAGTTGTGGCAGCGGGCAGCCCATGTCGCGGGAAAGACGTTCGAGAAACAACTGGGAAAGTAACGGGATATCCTCGCGGCGATGACGCAGTGGCGGCAGATGCAGTGACACCACATTGAGGCGGTAGTACAAGTCTTCGCGAAATGTCCCCTCTGTGATCATCTGTTCCAGGTTGCGATGCGTGGCGGCGATGATGCGGATATCGCTGCTGATCTCGGCTGTGCCACCGACCCGACGGAAGGTTTTCTCCTGCAGAACACGGAGTAATTTCGGTTGCAGATTAAGGGGGAATTCGCCGATCTCATCCAGAAACAGTGTGCCGCCGTCTGAGACTTCCATCAACCCTTTCTTCCGTTCCAGAGCCCCGGTAAAGGCGCCGCGTTCGTGGCCGAACAGTTCGCTCTCCAACAGGTTTTCTGCAAAGGCAGCGCAGTTGATGGAGACCAGCGCCTTGTTGCTGCGCGGGCTGAGTCGGTGCAATGCCTGGGCGACCAGCTCCTTGCCTGTGCCGCTCTCTCCGGTGATAAGAATCGACGTTTTGGCCGGCGCCACCTGGGCGATCTGGTTGCGTAGCGATTCCATGGCCGGACTGTTGCCGACCAGGGTGCGATCGCGGTTTTGCTCCAGTTCACGGCGCAGCAGCCAGTTTTCATTCTGCAGTTTTGAATAATCCAGCGCCTTGTCCACCGTCAACAGCATCTCTTCGTTATCAAAGGGCTTGAGCAGATAGTCAAACGCACCGATCTTCATGGCTTGCAGGGCGGTCTGAACCGTGGCATAGGCAGTCAGCATGATAAAGGGCACCGGTCCGATCTCGTCGTTGACATGACGCAGAAAGTCGATGCCGCTCATGCGCGGCATCTTCAGATCGGAAATGATCAGATCAATCTGTTCGCCCGACAGGATGTCGAGCGCCGCATAAGGGTTGTCGGCGCGGGTCACATGATGGCCGACACTTTCCAATAACTGGCCGAGAACGATGCGGTAGTTTTTTTCGTCATCGACGATCAGGATGTGGGCCATCAGTGGGTCTCCAGAGGCAAGGTGACAACGAAACGACTGCCGTGGCCGGGCTGGCTGGTGACATGAATATCACCGCCGTGACTCTGGGCAATGTTATGGGCCGTGGCCAGGCCGAGGCCGGTGCCGCCGTCTTTGGTGGTGAAAAAAGGGTTGAAAATTGTCGGCAGGACCTCTTTGGCAATCCCTTCGCCATTGTCCGTGACAATGATGTGCGCCTGGTTGTCCTTTTTGAGCGCATGAATTACCACATTGCCCTGTTCTGAACAGGCCTCAATGGCGTTGAGCAACAGGTTGAGCAGCAGTTGTTGAATCATATCGGCATCGACATAGACCGTGGTTGTCGGATGGGCGGGTGAAAACGTCAGTGCCACCTGATGCTGTTCGGCAACGGGGCGCAGTTGTTCCACGGTTTTGTCAATCAGGTTTTCCAGTTGGTACGACTTGAGCTGTGGCTCGCCCGGTCTGCCGAAACGGAGAAATGTTGTCACCAGATCATTGAGGCGGGTGCTCTCCTCACGAATGACATCAAGCAGATCCAGCTGGCCGGAGTCGGTTGGGTTGATGTGGTTTTGCAGCAGTTGCGCTGACGAGGCGATGATGCCCAACGGATTACGGATTTCGTGCGCCAGACCGGCGGACATTTCGCCCAGCGCTGCCAGACGGTCGGTGCGGCGCAGGTTCTCTTCGGCCTCTTCCAGTTTGCGTAGCGAATTTTGTAACGCATTGCGGTTGTCGAGCAGCAGATCATTGAGGTGCTTTTGTTGTTTCAGTTGGCGACGGTGCTGTTCGGAAAACCCATGCATGAGGATCCCGACGATGAAAAAAGTGGTACAGGAGATGAGAAATTCCGGCAGATCTTCAGCGCGATTAACCGGATCACTCCAGATGGCATTGGGGATCAGCGCCAGGTAAAACAGCGAGGAGAACAGGCAGGTGGCCAAGGTGTGTAACAGCGTCAGATTGGTGCCGGCGACGACGATGGGTAGAAAATAGATGATCC contains:
- a CDS encoding sigma-54-dependent transcriptional regulator, which translates into the protein MAHILIVDDEKNYRIVLGQLLESVGHHVTRADNPYAALDILSGEQIDLIISDLKMPRMSGIDFLRHVNDEIGPVPFIMLTAYATVQTALQAMKIGAFDYLLKPFDNEEMLLTVDKALDYSKLQNENWLLRRELEQNRDRTLVGNSPAMESLRNQIAQVAPAKTSILITGESGTGKELVAQALHRLSPRSNKALVSINCAAFAENLLESELFGHERGAFTGALERKKGLMEVSDGGTLFLDEIGEFPLNLQPKLLRVLQEKTFRRVGGTAEISSDIRIIAATHRNLEQMITEGTFREDLYYRLNVVSLHLPPLRHRREDIPLLSQLFLERLSRDMGCPLPQLSSQAQHDLYHYEWPGNVRELQNILERGLLFCDGPTLEQNHLPQQFHSQAPHHNGCSETAAMPLQQPLPEHLETIEQKLIQAALIDARGVQAKAAELLGISRSNLQYKLKKYHLV
- a CDS encoding class I SAM-dependent methyltransferase, coding for MHELASTAPHVAKVKTEQNHRQRIKHSLDKAEKYSSRKLHKHAAEMALISRAVDHLSPLPRTWLDAPCGVGRATILLAHRGLDVTGVDLGEGALHVAQQAVERQDLNARIEKADLLDLPYSDHQFDGLLCFRLIHHLPTPQHRREIIDELCRVTKDTVLISYLSPWSPTSVKRALRCRLTGRKSVQNITPLSELKKHFSANGFTLINDLAQLPLVHSLHLAVFKRHSP
- a CDS encoding sensor histidine kinase, whose translation is MNTSLQIIKNGLLLCLFALLLAYFKGPSLLYGSLSFILIATYHLATDQRFSAEQLSDSGLMTLHLAIYLLLCTLLIWATTGHEESHYWIIYFLPIVVAGTNLTLLHTLATCLFSSLFYLALIPNAIWSDPVNRAEDLPEFLISCTTFFIVGILMHGFSEQHRRQLKQQKHLNDLLLDNRNALQNSLRKLEEAEENLRRTDRLAALGEMSAGLAHEIRNPLGIIASSAQLLQNHINPTDSGQLDLLDVIREESTRLNDLVTTFLRFGRPGEPQLKSYQLENLIDKTVEQLRPVAEQHQVALTFSPAHPTTTVYVDADMIQQLLLNLLLNAIEACSEQGNVVIHALKKDNQAHIIVTDNGEGIAKEVLPTIFNPFFTTKDGGTGLGLATAHNIAQSHGGDIHVTSQPGHGSRFVVTLPLETH